A single region of the Halopiger xanaduensis SH-6 genome encodes:
- a CDS encoding GTPBP1 family GTP-binding protein, whose translation MSRDRALLERALDRGEQDGGNVEFKERLSRDVHLEGGRRESLAAQLRHRLLSGDGEATYVVGVTDDGGLAGIDPDTFSETMDVLSLLAEEADAHIDDVQTWGVKDGLVGVALIHEGSVLDTDDEHVVVGTAGHVDHGKSTLVGSLVTGKPDDGDGATRAYLDVQPHEVERGLSADLSYAVYGFDEDGPVRVRNPNRKADRAAVVEEADRLVSFVDTVGHEPWLRTTIRGLVGQKLDYGLLVVAADDGPTRTTREHLGVLLATDLPTIVAITKTDAVSEERVEEVEREVERLLREVDKSPLRVARHGVDAAVEEINERVVPIVETSAITMDGLETLDELFDRLPKTAQDTGEFRMYVDRSYSVTGVGAVASGTVMSGEVEAGDELLIGPMPDGRFEEVEVRSIEMHYHRVDKAQAGRIVGIALKGIQESAIERGMVLLPRDADPEPVREFEAEVMVLNHPTRIGDGYEPVVHLETIGEAAAFYPEDGRLLPGDTGEATVRFKFRPYLVEEGQKFVFREGRSKGVGTVTDVHPID comes from the coding sequence ATGAGCCGTGACCGGGCCCTCCTCGAGCGGGCCCTGGACCGTGGCGAACAGGACGGTGGCAACGTCGAGTTCAAGGAACGCCTCTCACGGGACGTCCACCTCGAGGGTGGGCGACGCGAGAGCCTGGCCGCGCAACTTCGACACCGACTGCTGTCGGGCGACGGCGAGGCGACGTACGTCGTCGGCGTCACCGACGACGGCGGCCTCGCCGGCATCGATCCGGACACCTTCTCCGAGACGATGGACGTGCTCTCCCTGCTCGCCGAGGAGGCCGACGCGCACATCGACGACGTCCAGACGTGGGGCGTCAAGGACGGGCTCGTCGGCGTCGCGTTGATCCACGAGGGCAGCGTCCTCGATACTGACGACGAACACGTCGTCGTCGGGACGGCCGGCCACGTCGACCACGGCAAGAGCACGCTCGTCGGGTCGCTCGTCACCGGCAAACCGGACGACGGCGACGGCGCCACGCGCGCGTATCTCGACGTCCAGCCCCACGAGGTCGAACGCGGCCTCTCGGCCGACCTCTCCTACGCGGTCTACGGCTTCGACGAGGACGGGCCGGTTCGCGTCCGAAACCCCAATCGGAAGGCCGACCGTGCGGCTGTCGTCGAGGAGGCGGACCGGCTGGTCTCGTTCGTCGACACCGTCGGCCACGAACCCTGGCTGCGTACCACGATTCGCGGCCTCGTCGGGCAGAAACTCGACTACGGGCTGCTGGTCGTCGCCGCGGACGACGGCCCGACGCGGACGACCCGCGAACACCTCGGCGTCCTGCTCGCGACCGATCTGCCCACGATCGTCGCGATCACGAAAACCGACGCGGTCAGCGAGGAGCGCGTCGAGGAGGTCGAACGCGAGGTCGAGCGGCTGCTCCGGGAGGTCGACAAATCGCCGCTGCGGGTCGCCCGCCACGGCGTCGACGCCGCCGTCGAGGAGATCAACGAGCGCGTCGTCCCCATCGTCGAGACCAGCGCCATCACGATGGACGGCCTCGAGACGCTGGACGAACTGTTCGACCGCCTGCCCAAGACCGCCCAGGACACCGGCGAGTTTCGGATGTACGTCGACCGGAGCTACTCCGTGACCGGCGTCGGCGCGGTCGCCTCCGGCACCGTGATGTCCGGCGAGGTCGAGGCCGGCGACGAACTCCTCATCGGGCCGATGCCCGACGGCCGCTTCGAGGAGGTCGAGGTGCGCTCGATCGAGATGCACTACCACCGCGTCGACAAGGCCCAGGCGGGCCGGATCGTCGGCATCGCGCTCAAGGGGATTCAGGAGAGCGCCATCGAGCGCGGCATGGTCCTGCTCCCGCGGGACGCCGACCCCGAGCCCGTCCGAGAGTTCGAGGCCGAAGTCATGGTTCTCAACCATCCGACCCGCATCGGCGACGGCTACGAACCCGTCGTCCACCTCGAGACGATCGGCGAAGCCGCCGCGTTCTACCCGGAGGACGGCCGGCTCCTGCCGGGCGATACCGGCGAGGCGACCGTCCGCTTCAAGTTCCGGCCGTACCTCGTCGAGGAGGGCCAGAAGTTCGTCTTCCGCGAGGGCCGCAGCAAGGGGGTCGGGACCGTGACGGACGTTCATCCGATTGACTGA